In Paraburkholderia sp. BL10I2N1, a single genomic region encodes these proteins:
- a CDS encoding IclR family transcriptional regulator: MTSYVQSLLRGLTILDVLADAPDGLAGLADIAQRAGLSPSTTHRLLTTLAECGYVGREPGTKEYVIGHRMVHFSSTVRRRTSGLRHMARSHLELITAETGETCNLVVLDGKNVVYIDQVEGTRALRMVPGVGSIFPAYTSASAKAILAYQVDKGYLDAVFSMELLIKRAAHTLTDKCEFEAALGEVVKRGFAVEEDELTEGASCLAAPIRGRNGVAIGAISVPGPTGRVLDPSPDRLGALVKKHALQVSAALGFRQLSHAAAV, encoded by the coding sequence GTGACGTCATATGTTCAGTCGCTGCTGCGAGGTCTGACGATCCTGGACGTCCTCGCCGATGCCCCTGATGGTCTGGCCGGTCTTGCGGATATTGCACAACGGGCAGGGCTTTCACCGAGTACGACTCATCGGCTGCTCACCACGTTGGCCGAGTGCGGATATGTCGGACGTGAGCCGGGAACGAAGGAGTATGTCATCGGGCATCGTATGGTTCACTTTTCATCCACCGTGAGACGACGTACCTCCGGCTTGAGGCACATGGCCCGATCGCACCTCGAATTGATCACGGCCGAGACCGGCGAGACCTGCAATCTGGTCGTTCTGGACGGCAAGAACGTCGTCTACATAGACCAGGTGGAAGGAACCCGCGCGCTCCGGATGGTGCCGGGCGTTGGTTCGATCTTTCCGGCTTACACGTCTGCGTCTGCGAAGGCGATCCTGGCGTATCAGGTGGACAAGGGATATCTCGACGCAGTGTTTTCAATGGAACTGCTTATCAAGCGTGCCGCGCACACCCTCACTGACAAGTGTGAGTTCGAAGCGGCGCTGGGTGAAGTGGTGAAGCGGGGGTTTGCGGTCGAAGAGGACGAACTCACCGAGGGGGCCAGCTGTCTCGCTGCTCCCATTCGCGGGCGCAATGGTGTCGCGATCGGTGCGATTAGTGTGCCTGGTCCGACGGGGAGAGTGTTGGATCCTTCGCCCGACCGGCTCGGGGCGTTAGTCAAGAAGCATGCGCTTCAGGTGTCTGCGGCACTGGGATTTCGACAGCTGTCCCATGCCGCCGCTGTATAG
- a CDS encoding DUF4148 domain-containing protein — MENFPRNRSTLTVLALLLAGCAAGGVPQSGPHLSPTECRDLAALRSTAPPTMAQHHSELALRKAGYDPSPWYDDPYYPEDLQAAQRLVDYWFETECQQFQPG; from the coding sequence ATGGAAAACTTCCCGAGAAACCGCTCGACGCTTACTGTGTTGGCGCTCCTGCTGGCTGGATGTGCCGCCGGCGGCGTGCCACAAAGCGGGCCGCACCTGAGCCCAACGGAGTGCCGCGACTTGGCCGCGCTTAGAAGCACCGCGCCTCCGACGATGGCGCAACACCACAGCGAGCTCGCCCTCAGGAAAGCGGGCTACGACCCGTCACCATGGTACGACGACCCATACTATCCAGAGGATCTACAGGCGGCACAGCGCCTGGTCGACTATTGGTTCGAAACGGAGTGCCAGCAGTTTCAACCCGGGTAA
- a CDS encoding NAD(P)-dependent oxidoreductase, translated as MSVTMVTGGLGYVGRKIVAQLTKAGQTVVSFNRDYAEVNSDNLVAVQGELYDIPCIVKTIQKYRVTAVIHTAAMSHPDLSIELPLTTVAANIDGTVHLLEAMRLAGIKRLVNFSSETVYGHIDGDVTEDSKLSPTTPYGVTKVSTELFGKVYNDLYGMEVVSIRVSEVYGPGNKMPQVTRDMVKTILSGQPFKMEMGGDHQFQLIHIDDVARAAILASRATDVNGAVFNITGGTRCSLREMAAIVKNKLPDAEIQIGSGYWHLDRQGPWNTEAAERELDYRASWSLEDGINDYVDWLRSNAY; from the coding sequence ATGAGTGTGACGATGGTGACAGGCGGTTTGGGTTATGTGGGTCGAAAGATCGTTGCCCAACTGACGAAAGCAGGCCAAACGGTGGTCTCCTTCAACCGCGACTACGCGGAGGTCAACAGCGACAATCTGGTGGCCGTGCAGGGGGAACTGTACGACATTCCCTGCATCGTGAAGACGATCCAAAAGTATCGGGTCACCGCTGTGATTCATACCGCGGCAATGTCCCATCCCGACCTCTCGATCGAACTGCCACTTACGACGGTGGCGGCAAACATCGACGGTACAGTGCATCTGCTGGAAGCGATGCGTCTCGCCGGGATCAAGCGCCTCGTGAATTTTTCGTCGGAAACCGTGTACGGACATATCGACGGCGACGTGACGGAAGACTCGAAGCTGTCGCCCACGACGCCTTATGGCGTGACGAAGGTTTCGACGGAACTTTTCGGCAAGGTCTACAACGATCTCTACGGCATGGAGGTCGTGTCTATCCGCGTGTCCGAAGTGTACGGTCCCGGCAACAAGATGCCGCAGGTCACCCGCGATATGGTGAAAACAATCCTGAGCGGCCAGCCGTTCAAGATGGAAATGGGCGGCGACCACCAGTTTCAGTTGATCCACATCGATGACGTCGCCCGTGCGGCGATTCTTGCCTCACGTGCGACAGATGTGAATGGCGCGGTTTTCAACATCACCGGCGGCACGCGTTGCTCGCTGCGCGAGATGGCAGCGATTGTGAAGAACAAGCTGCCGGACGCCGAGATTCAGATCGGATCAGGCTACTGGCATCTGGACAGGCAAGGACCGTGGAACACCGAGGCGGCCGAGCGCGAGCTGGACTACCGCGCTTCGTGGTCGCTCGAGGACGGCATAAACGACTACGTCGACTGGCTGCGAAGCAACGCGTACTGA
- a CDS encoding IS110 family transposase, protein MSTTQAIPQEKNKATQGELYMSFELGDKSWKLTASDGRRGPSRYSAQAGDTAAVLDCIRRARERCELEPQARVHSCYEAGRDGWWLHRWLGQQGIDNLVVDAASIEVNRRARRAKTDRLDGDRLLAMLRRHHAGERGWSVLHEPTPEQEDARRVHRELARLTQERIAHTNRIGSLLVLHNLRVSVTVGGRDWAYWWERHREQVPPVLRGEIERESARLALVRQQLNELHGVQRQEVVQGKQPLVAQLARLRAIGTKGAWVLVKEVFGWRRFANRRELAGCLGLAPTPYNSGDSQIEQGISKAGNKRARTMLVELAWRWLRLQPDSLMTLWFNRRFAGSGKRMRRVGILALARRLAIALWRYLEHGEIPAGASLKAVSA, encoded by the coding sequence ATGTCGACGACCCAAGCAATCCCACAAGAAAAGAATAAAGCCACCCAAGGCGAGCTGTACATGAGTTTCGAACTTGGCGACAAGTCGTGGAAACTGACGGCCAGCGATGGCCGGCGCGGCCCGAGCCGTTACAGCGCGCAGGCCGGGGATACGGCTGCGGTGCTCGACTGCATACGCCGCGCCAGGGAGCGCTGCGAGCTCGAACCGCAGGCCCGGGTGCATTCCTGCTATGAGGCCGGCCGCGATGGCTGGTGGCTGCACCGCTGGTTGGGCCAGCAGGGCATCGACAACCTCGTGGTTGATGCCGCCAGCATTGAAGTGAACCGGCGCGCCAGGCGCGCCAAGACTGACCGGCTGGACGGCGACAGGCTGCTGGCGATGCTGAGGCGCCACCACGCCGGTGAGCGTGGCTGGTCCGTGCTGCACGAGCCCACGCCCGAACAGGAAGACGCGCGTCGCGTGCACCGTGAACTGGCCCGGCTGACCCAGGAGCGCATCGCTCACACGAACCGCATCGGCTCCCTGCTCGTGCTGCACAACCTGCGTGTGTCAGTCACCGTGGGCGGGCGCGACTGGGCGTACTGGTGGGAGCGCCATCGTGAGCAGGTACCGCCTGTGTTACGCGGCGAAATCGAGCGTGAGAGCGCGCGGCTGGCACTGGTCAGGCAGCAGCTCAACGAACTGCATGGCGTACAGCGCCAGGAGGTGGTCCAGGGCAAGCAACCGCTCGTGGCGCAACTGGCCCGGCTGCGCGCGATCGGCACCAAGGGCGCCTGGGTACTGGTCAAGGAGGTGTTTGGCTGGCGACGTTTCGCGAACCGGCGCGAGCTGGCCGGCTGCCTGGGTCTGGCACCGACCCCTTACAACAGTGGCGACAGCCAGATCGAGCAAGGCATCAGCAAGGCGGGCAACAAGCGGGCGCGCACGATGCTGGTCGAACTCGCGTGGCGCTGGCTGCGCCTGCAGCCCGACAGTCTCATGACCCTGTGGTTCAACCGGCGCTTTGCCGGCAGCGGCAAGCGCATGCGACGCGTGGGCATTTTGGCGTTGGCCCGGCGCCTGGCCATCGCGCTGTGGCGCTACCTCGAGCACGGCGAGATTCCCGCCGGGGCCTCCCTCAAGGCTGTGAGCGCCTGA
- a CDS encoding APC family permease: MYPFSASTLTRAAFSEDAPTSDPQKPDEIRPKDNLLKFPTRGISILPNGKRRVKLVSTGNTCPAEYQETFMEKQFLYDVDTSDIVSVSPDTPASHALKERLSTGHVVGLAMADVSPTMAVFLLSAGVFVAGGTFAAGVNILMMGMVVLIAMCLGELASMYPSAGGMYTLVRETLPAPFSWVTMFNYLLQGVIIPASIGLGIAQFLRDLYPAFPLPDTIIACASIALAAFIAVTKVEVGAWLTVVMVFVELTVLGIVTVAGFTHVHQPLGALILHPVMLNTTGNGTFAVGMVAVFASLAPAFNVINGYDAALGFAEELHGGRKNIGKAVVWSAIIASITIIVPLLAAMVAAPDLVAFLKAPSPVLYSVETAMGPWAKYVVDFGVMVALFNAALSLMMYFGRGVYATGRDGAWPDAINKRIGTLNRFSVPGWATLSLAVPACILVFFSYLDWLLNFSGTMIAAVYFCIGLAAFWARISQSDVERPFKMPLWPFPPLVVVAFTGFALYSQGLQYLMGEVALVVVGIVSWQLSKTWSRGKSNKV; the protein is encoded by the coding sequence ATGTATCCGTTCAGCGCATCGACTCTCACACGCGCCGCTTTTAGTGAGGATGCTCCCACGAGCGATCCGCAAAAACCCGACGAAATCAGGCCGAAAGACAATCTTTTGAAATTTCCGACACGCGGAATTTCTATATTGCCCAACGGAAAACGGCGCGTAAAACTAGTCTCAACCGGAAATACATGCCCGGCAGAATACCAGGAGACATTCATGGAAAAACAATTTTTATATGATGTCGACACGTCGGACATCGTCTCGGTATCACCCGATACTCCTGCAAGTCACGCACTGAAAGAGAGGTTGTCGACGGGACACGTGGTCGGCCTCGCAATGGCCGACGTTTCGCCCACAATGGCGGTGTTTCTGCTGTCGGCGGGAGTGTTTGTAGCGGGGGGTACGTTCGCGGCGGGTGTCAATATTCTTATGATGGGAATGGTCGTTCTCATCGCGATGTGCCTGGGTGAACTTGCGTCGATGTATCCGTCGGCCGGTGGCATGTACACACTTGTTCGCGAAACCCTGCCTGCGCCGTTCAGCTGGGTGACCATGTTTAACTACCTGTTGCAGGGTGTGATTATTCCTGCATCAATCGGTCTGGGTATTGCCCAGTTCCTCCGCGACTTGTACCCGGCGTTTCCTCTGCCCGATACGATCATTGCATGCGCATCGATCGCACTGGCCGCGTTTATCGCAGTGACGAAGGTCGAAGTCGGCGCATGGCTGACAGTGGTCATGGTTTTTGTCGAATTGACCGTGCTTGGTATCGTAACGGTTGCGGGGTTCACGCATGTTCACCAACCCCTGGGCGCATTGATTCTGCACCCGGTCATGCTCAATACGACGGGCAACGGGACGTTCGCTGTTGGGATGGTCGCGGTATTCGCTTCGCTCGCTCCCGCATTCAACGTCATCAATGGATATGACGCCGCACTGGGATTCGCAGAAGAGTTGCACGGCGGTCGGAAAAACATCGGCAAGGCAGTCGTCTGGTCAGCCATTATCGCGTCGATCACTATCATTGTTCCGCTGCTCGCCGCGATGGTTGCGGCGCCGGATCTGGTTGCATTCCTGAAAGCGCCGTCACCTGTGTTGTACTCAGTCGAAACCGCAATGGGTCCGTGGGCAAAGTACGTCGTGGACTTTGGCGTCATGGTTGCGCTATTCAACGCTGCCTTGTCGCTGATGATGTATTTCGGTCGCGGCGTGTACGCGACGGGTCGCGACGGCGCCTGGCCTGATGCGATCAACAAACGCATCGGCACGCTCAACAGGTTCTCCGTTCCGGGCTGGGCGACCCTCTCGCTTGCCGTGCCGGCTTGCATTCTGGTCTTCTTCAGCTATCTCGACTGGCTTCTCAATTTCTCGGGCACGATGATCGCAGCTGTCTACTTCTGCATCGGTCTCGCAGCTTTCTGGGCGCGTATCTCCCAGAGTGACGTTGAACGTCCATTCAAGATGCCGCTGTGGCCGTTCCCGCCTCTCGTCGTAGTCGCGTTTACCGGTTTCGCTCTCTATTCTCAGGGTCTCCAGTACCTGATGGGCGAGGTCGCACTGGTCGTGGTCGGAATTGTGTCCTGGCAGCTTTCGAAGACATGGTCGCGTGGCAAATCCAACAAGGTCTGA
- a CDS encoding HU family DNA-binding protein, with amino-acid sequence MNKQGLVDAVAGATGQSRAVAPKTVEAFTGTIMVAVKKGDTVQLIGFGSFSIGARADRVGRNPATAVEIQIPAAKTVRFISGKAFKDALNRA; translated from the coding sequence ATGAACAAACAGGGACTCGTGGACGCCGTCGCCGGAGCAACTGGCCAAAGCAGGGCGGTGGCCCCGAAGACGGTCGAGGCCTTCACCGGAACCATCATGGTGGCGGTCAAGAAAGGCGATACTGTCCAGCTGATCGGGTTCGGTTCATTTTCGATCGGCGCGCGTGCCGATCGCGTCGGACGCAATCCGGCAACCGCCGTAGAAATCCAGATCCCGGCCGCGAAGACCGTCAGGTTTATCTCCGGCAAGGCGTTCAAGGATGCGCTGAACCGCGCCTGA
- a CDS encoding DUF1488 family protein: METVEFEPQILANRHGVSFALAGQNSTVKCVVTIAALEAYFWLEPRASDARILKTFQNGYRRIRAIAERKLLAHPAARLELTADDFARR; this comes from the coding sequence ATGGAAACAGTCGAATTTGAACCGCAGATTCTGGCGAATCGCCACGGTGTGTCGTTTGCCCTCGCAGGTCAGAACAGCACCGTCAAATGCGTCGTGACGATCGCAGCCCTGGAAGCATATTTCTGGCTTGAACCACGGGCGAGCGACGCCCGCATCCTCAAGACGTTCCAGAACGGATACAGGCGCATCCGGGCAATCGCCGAACGAAAGCTGCTGGCCCATCCAGCCGCGCGTCTGGAACTGACGGCAGATGATTTCGCGCGCCGCTGA
- a CDS encoding SET domain-containing protein-lysine N-methyltransferase: MPSVPLILSITDRSARHRLLTGLWRSRQSAHAQLTVSCAPHHRSFKARERSGLLRAARVNEETDRPYERETDTTGRRRVTARRPPVHGRACLRCRPSPQASGSSDGQLVEYKGDFTSWRRAAARQRSEVGHTFVVALSDGRLIDGNLGSNSARFLNHACTPNCEAIETGDPVLIHATTPIGPGEDLPIE; the protein is encoded by the coding sequence GTGCCATCCGTGCCGCTCATACTGTCAATCACGGACCGATCCGCGCGGCACCGTCTGCTGACCGGGTTATGGCGAAGCCGGCAAAGTGCGCATGCGCAGCTGACCGTTAGTTGCGCGCCACACCATCGCTCATTTAAAGCGCGCGAGCGCAGCGGTTTGCTTCGCGCCGCCAGGGTTAATGAAGAGACCGACAGACCTTACGAAAGGGAAACCGACACAACGGGACGGCGACGCGTCACGGCACGACGTCCGCCTGTGCACGGCAGGGCCTGTTTGCGCTGCCGCCCATCGCCGCAGGCGAGCGGCTCGTCGGATGGGCAGCTCGTCGAATACAAGGGTGACTTCACCAGCTGGCGACGTGCCGCAGCCCGTCAGCGGTCAGAAGTCGGGCACACTTTCGTAGTTGCCCTCTCCGACGGACGCTTGATCGACGGCAACCTCGGTAGCAACAGTGCCCGCTTCCTGAACCACGCGTGTACACCCAACTGCGAGGCCATCGAGACGGGCGACCCCGTATTGATCCATGCAACCACCCCAATCGGGCCGGGCGAAGACCTGCCTATCGAGTAA
- a CDS encoding 3-oxoacyl-ACP reductase family protein, protein MGRDVVAITGAGRGIGFATARRFARQGALLALNYEKTKDTLEEITVVAKEHGGDVLLFQADVADHLQVEAFIAEAERKFGQIDVLVNNAGILHSVPTQDESWERFERMMAVNLGGTFATIRAVLPGMLKRKSGRIVNVASELGLIGFATYASYCASKGAVIALTKAVAKEVAPSNILVNCVAPGPVETHMLIHDTVEFNDETREQVPLKRFGQPDEIAAVIEFLAGPGGSFMVGQVVSPNGGAAI, encoded by the coding sequence ATGGGCAGGGACGTAGTAGCTATTACCGGCGCAGGACGAGGGATAGGTTTTGCGACCGCAAGGCGGTTTGCACGTCAGGGCGCGCTTCTCGCCCTCAACTATGAGAAGACGAAAGATACGCTCGAAGAGATTACAGTTGTGGCGAAGGAGCACGGCGGCGACGTGCTGCTGTTCCAGGCAGACGTTGCGGATCACCTGCAGGTAGAGGCCTTTATCGCCGAAGCGGAACGGAAGTTTGGCCAGATCGATGTCCTCGTGAACAACGCTGGCATTCTGCATTCGGTCCCGACTCAGGATGAATCGTGGGAGCGCTTCGAACGCATGATGGCTGTCAACCTTGGCGGCACGTTCGCGACTATCCGCGCTGTGCTCCCCGGAATGCTGAAGCGCAAGAGTGGACGCATCGTCAACGTCGCATCGGAACTTGGCCTTATCGGTTTCGCCACGTATGCGTCGTACTGCGCTTCAAAGGGAGCCGTGATCGCGCTGACAAAAGCGGTGGCCAAGGAAGTTGCACCATCGAACATTCTGGTTAATTGCGTCGCCCCTGGACCTGTAGAGACGCATATGTTGATTCACGACACGGTCGAGTTTAACGACGAGACCCGCGAGCAGGTCCCCCTCAAACGGTTCGGTCAGCCTGACGAGATTGCTGCCGTGATCGAATTCCTCGCCGGACCCGGCGGCAGTTTCATGGTCGGGCAGGTGGTTAGCCCGAACGGCGGCGCGGCCATCTAG
- a CDS encoding creatininase, whose protein sequence is MKTNMMAEMTWVEYQNRLKTEPLAVLLPVGALEQHGHHLPMGTDHLLPTAICKGIADRVPAIVAPPIAYGYKSQPRMGGGNHFPGTTSLDGGTLTLVVRDIIKELARHGVKRLAVMNGHCENLFFAIEGIDLALRDLRYEGINDLKIVRFDYWDFTTPATLDKCFPEGFPGFALEHAAVLETSMGLHVFPELVRMERLVDDLAAVFPPYDVHPTRQEWVPPSGVLSPAKGATVEKGRTLFNEYVDRISDALRKEFAEAA, encoded by the coding sequence ATGAAGACGAACATGATGGCGGAGATGACCTGGGTCGAATACCAGAACCGCCTCAAGACCGAGCCGCTCGCGGTGCTGCTCCCGGTGGGCGCACTGGAGCAGCATGGTCATCACCTGCCGATGGGAACGGACCACCTGTTGCCCACCGCGATCTGCAAGGGTATCGCGGACCGTGTCCCCGCAATCGTCGCGCCTCCTATCGCTTACGGGTACAAATCCCAACCGCGCATGGGAGGAGGCAACCACTTTCCTGGAACGACGAGCCTTGATGGTGGCACGCTCACACTGGTGGTGAGAGACATCATTAAGGAGCTTGCCCGGCACGGGGTGAAGCGACTTGCAGTGATGAACGGGCACTGCGAGAACCTCTTCTTCGCGATTGAAGGGATCGACCTTGCGCTGCGCGACCTGCGATACGAAGGGATCAACGACCTGAAGATCGTGCGATTCGACTACTGGGACTTCACGACACCGGCGACGCTGGACAAGTGCTTTCCTGAAGGCTTCCCCGGCTTCGCGCTTGAACACGCGGCTGTGCTGGAGACATCGATGGGCTTGCATGTTTTCCCGGAACTTGTGCGCATGGAACGCCTGGTCGACGATCTAGCAGCGGTCTTTCCGCCATACGACGTTCACCCCACACGACAGGAGTGGGTTCCTCCGTCTGGCGTACTTTCACCAGCGAAGGGTGCCACGGTCGAAAAAGGTCGAACTCTTTTCAACGAATACGTTGATCGCATCTCCGACGCGCTCAGGAAAGAATTCGCGGAGGCAGCGTGA
- a CDS encoding polysaccharide deacetylase, which produces MIKNPIKWPNGAKCAACLTFDMDADSLIHLTHPVDGHKRVSALSMLQYGPQVGVPRILDSYKRLGIRQTFFIPAWCIERYPEAVTSILEHGHEIGHHGYLHENPVAQSREEQAYWLDLGIEIIKKATGVDPRGWRAPLYNFSNDSLDLLLSRGFTYDTSLMGDDVPYLLESRETAKRLVELPVHWGIDDWPQFVQSFDLDYMMPIRSPRSGFETFAQEFEAAYKYGGIWTPVLHPFVVGRPARWDVFEEFVENALKHGDVWFAPMEEIAAYVETAHREQRYAARVDVIPQYARPVARVTFPPAGKNN; this is translated from the coding sequence ATGATCAAGAACCCCATCAAGTGGCCAAACGGCGCCAAATGCGCCGCTTGTTTAACTTTCGACATGGACGCCGACAGTCTTATCCATCTTACGCATCCAGTGGATGGTCACAAGCGGGTGTCTGCGCTGTCCATGCTTCAATACGGCCCACAGGTAGGGGTGCCGCGGATTCTGGACTCGTATAAACGGCTCGGAATCCGCCAGACTTTCTTTATCCCTGCATGGTGCATTGAGCGGTACCCCGAGGCAGTGACCTCGATTCTCGAACACGGCCACGAAATTGGCCACCACGGATATCTACACGAGAATCCCGTCGCTCAGTCCCGCGAAGAACAGGCTTACTGGCTTGACCTCGGTATCGAGATTATCAAGAAGGCAACAGGTGTCGATCCGCGCGGCTGGCGCGCTCCGCTGTACAATTTTTCAAACGACTCGCTCGATCTTCTGTTGTCGAGAGGGTTCACGTACGACACGTCTCTGATGGGTGACGACGTCCCGTATCTGCTGGAAAGCAGAGAAACGGCTAAGCGTCTAGTTGAGCTACCCGTGCACTGGGGCATCGATGATTGGCCACAGTTCGTCCAATCGTTTGACCTTGACTACATGATGCCGATTCGATCGCCCAGGAGCGGCTTCGAGACGTTCGCCCAGGAATTCGAGGCTGCATATAAGTACGGCGGAATCTGGACTCCCGTTCTTCACCCGTTCGTTGTTGGCCGTCCGGCACGTTGGGACGTGTTCGAAGAGTTCGTTGAAAACGCCTTGAAACATGGCGATGTCTGGTTTGCCCCGATGGAGGAAATCGCGGCTTACGTGGAAACCGCGCATCGGGAACAGCGATACGCCGCGCGTGTCGACGTCATACCGCAGTACGCCCGGCCTGTTGCGAGAGTGACCTTCCCGCCGGCAGGCAAGAACAACTAA
- a CDS encoding site-specific integrase yields MKTRHDRLPAPSLAEPPGFPDADELAVLRGWYAGVPVRQAVARYLPSALGDGKSARGVLGRIRSKLLDVARTAHRDDLAALLSHPAQERERHAKAVAQAIDALRTARSPEPQIADDIAQWFTPRAVRVLNAYGITTLADLTVRIPRRRQWWKAVPGLGAASACAIEAFFAAWPVLTDKARALVVVSQPGDIVPWETLTLPHEVDGSAGTFRAPFATCTLDASNDYEAVQTWLALHESPATQRTYRKEAERLILWSIVGRGRALSSLTTEDAIAYRAFLRHPSPRARWIGPVRPRTSPDWRPFNGSLSARSVAHALSILGALFRWLIEQRYVLANPFAGVKARGGHPASALDPSHAFTEGEWALVRTIADGLECSGGWAAPAAQRLRFLLDFGYATGLRASELVGATLGQVETDARGEHWLRVTGKGRKVARVALPPLAWESLARYLAGRGLPVLSVRWRPDTPIIGSLEPDRNAAISSVRLWGVLRRFFRLAADSIEADHPPLADKLRRASPHWMRHTHATHALGRGAELTTVRDNLRHASVSTTSIYLHSDEVRRARQMADAFTTRK; encoded by the coding sequence ATGAAAACGCGTCACGACCGGCTGCCCGCCCCTTCCCTCGCAGAACCACCCGGTTTTCCCGATGCCGACGAGCTTGCCGTGCTGCGCGGGTGGTACGCCGGCGTGCCTGTGCGGCAGGCCGTGGCGCGTTACCTGCCCTCCGCACTCGGTGACGGGAAATCCGCACGCGGCGTGCTCGGGCGGATCCGCAGCAAGCTCCTCGATGTCGCGCGCACGGCCCACCGGGACGATCTGGCCGCACTCCTCTCGCATCCGGCGCAGGAGCGCGAACGACACGCGAAAGCCGTCGCGCAGGCGATCGACGCGCTGCGCACGGCGCGCTCCCCGGAACCGCAGATCGCCGACGACATCGCCCAGTGGTTCACCCCGCGCGCGGTGCGCGTGCTGAACGCGTATGGGATCACCACACTCGCCGATCTGACCGTGCGCATTCCGCGCCGGCGCCAGTGGTGGAAGGCCGTGCCGGGACTGGGCGCGGCGAGCGCCTGTGCGATCGAGGCGTTCTTTGCCGCCTGGCCCGTCCTCACGGACAAGGCGCGTGCGCTTGTCGTCGTGAGCCAGCCCGGCGACATCGTGCCGTGGGAAACCCTGACGCTGCCGCACGAGGTTGACGGCTCTGCAGGTACATTCCGGGCGCCATTCGCGACCTGCACGCTCGACGCGTCCAACGACTATGAAGCCGTGCAGACCTGGCTCGCACTACATGAGTCGCCGGCCACCCAGCGGACGTACCGCAAGGAAGCCGAGCGCCTGATCCTCTGGTCCATCGTCGGGCGCGGCCGCGCGCTGTCGTCGCTCACGACCGAAGATGCGATCGCGTATCGTGCGTTTCTGCGTCACCCGTCGCCGCGCGCTCGCTGGATCGGCCCGGTGCGCCCGCGCACGTCGCCGGACTGGCGACCGTTCAATGGCAGCCTGTCCGCGCGCTCGGTCGCGCACGCGCTGTCGATTCTCGGTGCGCTGTTCCGCTGGCTCATCGAGCAGCGCTACGTGCTCGCCAATCCTTTCGCGGGCGTGAAGGCCCGCGGCGGCCACCCGGCATCAGCGCTCGACCCCTCGCACGCCTTTACCGAAGGCGAATGGGCGCTCGTGCGCACGATCGCCGACGGGCTCGAATGCTCAGGCGGCTGGGCGGCACCTGCGGCACAGCGGCTGCGTTTCCTGCTCGATTTCGGCTATGCGACGGGCCTGCGCGCGAGCGAACTGGTGGGCGCAACGCTCGGACAGGTCGAGACCGACGCGCGCGGCGAACACTGGCTGCGGGTGACGGGCAAAGGCCGCAAGGTGGCGCGGGTGGCACTGCCGCCGCTCGCGTGGGAGTCGCTGGCCCGCTATCTGGCCGGGCGCGGCCTGCCGGTCTTATCCGTCCGCTGGCGCCCCGACACCCCCATCATCGGCAGCCTCGAGCCGGACCGTAACGCCGCCATCAGCAGCGTGCGACTCTGGGGCGTGCTCAGGCGCTTTTTCCGGCTCGCGGCGGATTCAATCGAAGCCGACCACCCGCCGCTCGCCGACAAGCTGCGGCGCGCGAGCCCGCACTGGATGCGGCACACGCATGCCACACATGCGCTGGGTCGTGGCGCGGAACTGACCACCGTGCGCGACAATCTTCGCCATGCATCCGTGTCGACAACGTCGATCTACCTGCACAGCGACGAGGTCAGGCGGGCACGGCAGATGGCAGATGCCTTTACGACGCGCAAATGA